The following DNA comes from Nocardia sp. XZ_19_385.
GGCCGCGGCCAAGGCGTCGGCGGCCGCGGTGCCGCCGGTGCGGTCGACCGGGACCTGGCCGACGACGGTGTAGAACCAGCGCTGGAAGCGGCCCTTCAGGCCGGTCCCGGTGAAGTATTCCTGCTTGGCCAGGAAGGTGACGCGGCGTGGGAGGATCAGCGCCAGATACATCGAATCGATCACCGCGAGATGGTTGGCCGCGATGATGACCGGGCCATCCGCCGGAACATGGTGCAGGCCTTCCACCTTCGGCCTACCCAGCAGCCGCAGCAGCGGCCCGAGCAGGACGTGTTTGAAAAGCCAGTACCACATGGATATTCCTCCCGAACAAGTTCTTGTAGACAGTGTCTACAGGACCAGAGTAGACACTGTCTACACTCAGCGCCATGCCCGAGACCGAAACCCTGCGTGAGCGATTGATCGGCGTCGGCGTCGATCTGCTGGAAGAAGTCGGGGCCGGGCAGCTCGGCCTGCGCACCATCACGCGCGCAGCGGGTGTCTCGCACGGCGCGCCCCGCCGCCACTTCCCCACCCACCAAGCGCTGCTCGGGGCCATCGCCGCCCGCGGTTTCGCCGACCTCATCGACCAGTTCGGCCGGATCGACCCCGCCAATGCGCCACGAGACCGGCTGCGCGCCATGGCGATCGCCTACGTCGATTTCGCCTGCGGCCGGCCGGAAATGTTCACCCTGATGTTCCGGCACGACCTGCTGGAGGGCTCCGGCGAAAACCTCCGCGCCACCACACTGCCGATCTTCGACCAGCTCACCGCCCTGGTCGCGGAAGTCACGGGCGCCCCGGACCCCGCCGCGCGCGCGTTGGTCCTCTGGACCAACCTGCACGGCATCGCCACCCTGCAGGCCAACCGCAGCCTCGCGCTGATCGCGCCCACCGCCGACCCTGGCGCCCTCGTCACCCAGGTCCTCGAACTACACCTCGCCTGAGCCACTACGGCGGGGCGGCAACGGGATTCGATCGAGGTCTTTCGCGACGACGATCTCGCCGGAGAAATGCTTCTCGGCTTCTTCGAGATGCGGGTCCAGGGACTGGTAGCGCTGAGAGAAGTGTGTCAGCACGAGTTTGCGGACGCCGGCTTCGGCGGCGACGCGGGCGGCTTGCGCGGCGGTGAGGTGGCCGTACTCCTCGGCGAGGTGCGCGTCGGCATCCAGGAAGGTGGCTTCGATGACGAGCATGTCGGCCCCCGCGGCCAATTCATAGACGCCGTCGCAGAGGCGCGTGTCCATGACGAAGGCGAAACTCTGACCCGGGCGCGGCGTGCTGACCTCCGCGAGCGTGACAGTGCGGCCGTCGATTTCGAGGGCGCCCCGCTCCTGGAGGCGACCGATGTCCGGACCGTGCACGCCCAATGCGCGCAGGCGTTCGGGGAGCAGGCGCCGGCTGCCGGGTTCGGTGAGGCGGTAGCCGAAGGTGTCGACCGGATGGGAGAGCTGCACCGCCGCCATGGCGAACGGCGCGTCCGGCGCGTCCAATGGGCCGGCGGCGGCGATCGGGTGCGGATGCAATTCCACATTCCGGCGGAAAGCCGTGGCGTTGCACAGCCTTTCGAAGTACATCTCGCCCGACGCCGGGTAGTAGGCGTGCACCGGGTGCGGCACCTTGTCCAGGTTGATGCGCTGCACGATGCCGGGCAGGCCCAGGCTGTGGTCGCCGTGGAAGTGGGTGATGGCGATGCGGGTGATATCGGTGACCGACACTCCGGCATAGGTCATCTGCCGCTGGGTGCCCTCGCCCGGATCGAACAGCACACCTTCCGGACCCCAGCGCAGCAGATAGCCGTTGTGGTTGCGGACTTTGGTGGGAACTTGGCTCGCGGTGCCGAGGACGACGAGTTCACGCTGCGACATCTGGCCCTACAGCCCGGCGACGGCCGCGACGAAGCGGTCGAGTTCGTCGAAGCTCACGAAGCAGTGCGGGGAGGCACGCACCACGGCGTCCAGGCCGCGGGCGGTCATGTCCAGCAGCGTGGAGCTCGCGTGGCTGACGGTGACGGTGATGTCCTGTGCCGCCAGGCGATCGCGCACGTCGGTGGCGGCGATGCCGTCGACGGTGAACGAGACGATGCCGCTGTGCCGCAGGCCGAGATCGCGGACGGTGACGCCGGGGATTTCCGGCAGCGTCTTGCGCAGGTGTTCGGCTCGGGCGGCGATGGCGGCGTACACGTCGGCGGGGCCGAGGTCGAGCAGGTAGCGCACGGCGGCGCCGAGGCCCAGCCGCCCGGCCACATCGCATTCCCAGAATTCGAAGCGGCCGGCGTCGGCTGCCAGCTGGTAGCTGTCGGGGCTGGTCCACTGTGCGCTGTGCAGGTCGAGCCGCTGCGGTTCCAGCGTGGCGGCCAATTCTGGGCGGACATACAGGAATCCGGTGCCGCGCGGGCCGCGCAGCCATTTGCGGCCGGTGACCGACAGGGCGTCGACGTCGAGTTCTTTGGTGTCCAGGGGAATCTGGCCGGCGGACTGGCAGGCGTCGAGCAACACCAGCGCACCTGCCGAATGCGCGATCCGGGTGGCCTCGGCGGCCGGGTTGACCAGGCCGCCGTTGGTCGGAACGTGCAGGACCGAGACCAGTTTCACGCGTTCGTCGACCATGTCGGCCATGGCGTCCAGGTCGAGCTGCCCGCTGGGATCGGTCGGGATCTGTTCGACCTGAGCACCCGTGACGCGCGCACGTTGCAGTGCGGCGATGCCGTTGGAGGCGTAGTCGGAGCCGGAGATCAGGATCCGGTCTCCCGGGCCCAGTGGCACGGAGTAAAAGAAATCAGCCCAGGCCCGGGTGGCGCTGTCGCTCAGCGCGATACAGCTCGGATCGGCGTTGATCAGTGTCCCGATATCGGTTTTCACGGCGGCAAGAGCGTCGAGGCGCTCGTTCGCCGCCCGGTAGCCACCCACCTCGGCTTCGCGCTGCAAGTGCCCGATGACAGTGTCGAGCACGACCTGCGGCGGCAGCGAAGAACCGGCACTGTCCAGGAAAACCAGCCCCGAATCGGACCTGCACCCCGGTGTATCGGCCCGCACGCGACTCTCGTCCAGCATGTCAACGACCCTAGCGCTTCCCGAGGCACTCGCGCTGCGGCTCGGTCCCCGCGTTGTCCCGCATCGATACACCGATCCGAGGTACCGCACGGCGCTCCTGGTCAGCCGTGAAGTTTGTTTGCTTGTCGGTTTCTTGTCGGTACCCCTCGCTAGGCTGGTTTGGGTCGGCCCGGCTCGAGTGGGCTCGCACAAGCAACACGAACCTACGGCGCTGGGCCCCAGCCCAGCCCGCACGAAACATGGTGGAGGTTGGGATGGCGGTCACGCTCGCGAATTCGGTTTCGACCGGTCGCGTCACCACATCGGGGGAATTGTCCACGCGGGCCGCGGCGGAAGCCTACGTCGGCGGTGTCTGCTTCAAGCTGGGCCCACCCACGCTGATCGGTGCCGAACTCGAGTGGCTCACCGTGCAGGGTGAGTGTTCGGCATCCGGACCAGCCGCAGCGCCCCGCCCGCAGCTCACTGCACTCGCCGCCGCTCTCGGACCCTACGCACCGCGGTCCATCGCCCCCGATTCACCGGCACACGCATTGCCCGGGGGCAGCCGGGTCACCATCGAACCCGGCGGTCAGATCGAACTCTCCAGCGCTCCGTTCGCCACCGCCGCACGCCTGTGCGAGCAATTGGCCCGTGATGCCCGCCTGCTGCGCGAACTCCTCGAATCCCGCGCCATCCGCACCGTCTCCCTTGCCGCCGACGCCGACCGGCGCCCCAAACGGTTGCTGCGACTCCCCCGCTATCACGCCATGGAGCAATCCTTCGGCGGCATCGGCCCCTTCGGCAAGCTGATGATGTGCAACACCGCCGCCACCCAGGTCAGCGTGGACGCGGGCGCCGACCGCGCGGAAGTGGCCGCCCGCTGGAAAGCCCTGTACGTCCTGGGCCCGGCCCTGCTCGCCGCCTTCGCCTGCTCCCCTTTTCTGCGCGGCGCCCCCGCGGGCGCCTGGGCCTCCCAGCGCATGCGCACCTGGCTGCGCCTGGACTATGCGCGCACCCGCCCGCCCGCCGAGGACTGGTCCGACCCGATCGTCTCCTACAGCCGCTGGGCCCTCGATGTGCCACTGCTGTGCGTCCGCCAACCCGACGGTGACAGCTGGGCCGCGCCACCGGGGGCCACCTTCGCCGACTGGCTCTCCGGCGCTCTGGACGACGAAATCGGCCGTCGCCCCGACCTTCCCGACCTCGACTACCACCTGACCACCCTGTTTCCGCCGGTACGGGCATCCGGCCACCTCGAAATCCGTTATCTGGACGCACAACCCGAGGACAGCTGGGCCACCCCGATCCACGCGGTCGAAGCCCTCATGTCCAGCCCGGCGGTGGTTGCCGAGGCGACGGCGCTCGCCGAACCGCTGGCCGGATGCTGGCTCGACGCGGCCCGCTGCGGACTCGCCGATCCCGAGATCCGGGCCATCGCGGCGGATCTGCTCGCCTTGGCCGCCGCGCATGCGGGAAATGCGGCCACGGCAACGGAACTCGACAACGCGTCGCGCCGATGTCGCCGGGGGGAGACCCCCACCGGTGATCTCCGATCTGCCCGCATTCCGACAGCCGGCAGCGGCAAAGGGGCCTGATCATGATGGCCCCTGCTCGACTATGCACAGTCATCCACAGGCGCGCGTCCCGCATTGCGCTGGGACGCCGGATGGGTGCGAATCCCCCATTCCAGCGCGGATTCATCGACTCTGGAGAGTTCTCGTGACTACTGATCACCTACCCGCGACCGACAACAACGGCACCGAGCAGCTGCGGAGCCAGATCGCCGAAGTGCTCACGCGGGCACGTCAGCGGTCGCTGGCGCTGACCGATGTACTCGACGAAGACGAACTGGTGGCACAGCATTCGCGGCTGATGAGCCCTCTGGTGTGGGATCTCGCGCACATCGGCAACCAGGAAGAGCTGTGGCTGGTGCGCGATGTCGGTGGGCGCGAAGCGGTGCGCTCCGACATCGACGAACTGTACGACGCGTTCAAACACGCTCGCGCCAACCGTCCGGCCCTGCCGCTCCTGGATCCGACCCAGGCCCGGGGCTACGTCGGCACGGTCCGCGAGAAGGTGTGGGATGTGCTGGACGCCAGCGCCTTACGTGGTGACGCCCTGGTCGACGACGGGTTCGCGTTCGGCATGATCGCCCAGCACGAGCAGCAGCATGACGAAACCATGCTCGCCACCCACCAGTTGCGTACCGGCGCCGCAGTGCTCAGCGCAGCGCCCGCACCAGCTGGCACCGTGCCGAATCTCGTCGGCCGCGAAATCGTTATTCCCGCCGGTGAATTCACGATGGGCACCTCGACCGAGCCGTGGGCGCTGGACAACGAACGCCCCGCCCATCGCAAACACCTGCCCGGCTTCGCCATCGATGCGGTGCCTGTAACCAACGAGCAGTACCTGGCTTTCATCGACGACGGCGGCTACGAACGACCAGAACTGTGGTCCGAACGCGGCTGGGCACACCGCCAGGAGGCCGGTCTGGTCGCACCACAGTTCTGGGAACGCGACCCCGCCGGTCAGTGGTGGCGGCGCGTATTCGGGGTGCCGACCCCGCTGCACCCGAATCAGCCTGTCCTGCACGTCTGCTGGTTCGAAGCCGAGGCCTACGCGAACTGGTCCGGCAAGCGACTACCCACCGAAGCCGAATGGGAAAAAGCCGCACGCTACGACCCCGCCACCGGCGCCTCCCGCCGCTACCCGTGGGGCGACAGCGAACCCGACTCCCGCACAGCCAACCTCGGCCAGCGTCTCCTGGAACCAGCGGAAGTCGGCGCCTACCCAGCGGGCGCTACCCCGGCAGGCGTACACCAGCTCATCGGCGACGTCTGGGAATGGACCGCTTCAGGTTTCGACCCCTACCCCGGCTTCAACGCCTTCCCCTACAAGGAGTACTCGGACGTCTTCTTCGGCGGCGACTACCGCGTCCTCCGCGGCGGCTCCTTCGGCACCGACCCGGTCGCCTGCCGCAGCACCTTCCGCAACTGGGACCACCCCATCCGCCGCCAAATCTTCGCGGGTTTCCGCCTGGCCCGCGACCTGCGACCGGAGGAACTCTGATGCGCCGCAAATCAAGTCGTCACCCCCAGCGGCACTGCGGAGGTGGTCGCTGATGTGTAGACATCTTGGATATGTAGGGCCCGAGACTGCTGTCGGCGAATTGCTCACTCGGGGATCGCATTCCCTGCGGACGCAGGCGTGGGCTCCGCGTGAGATGCGGGGTGGCGGGACTATCAACGCGGATGGGTTCGGGGTCGCGTGGTGGCGGGTGGCCGAGCCGGCGCCTTCATCGGAGAGCGAGGGGGGCCAGGTGCTCACGGCGGGGCGCGGGGATATCTCCGGGCGGGGTGGTGTGCCGGACTCCGGGATCGGGGTCGGGGCAGGGCTGGTCGTCAGCAGGTATCGGAATCCGGATCCGATCTGGACCGATCCGGCGGTGGAAGAGGTTCTGCCGCAGTTGAAGTCGGGGTCGGTGCTGGCGTCGATTCGGTCGGCCACTGTGGGGATGCCGGTGGAGCGGGCGGCTTGTGCTCCGTTCCTGGGTGGGCGGTGGGCGTTCAGTCACAACGGTGTTGTGCCGCAGTGGCGGCGGGTGGTTACCGCTGTTTCGTCGGATTTGGATACCGCTGCGACGCAGTGGGGGGCGACGCGGTTGTTCGAGACGGCGCGGTTGCTGGAGGCGGAGGCGGCTACCGATTCGGCGGCGCTGTGGGTGCTGCTGGGTGAGCTGCTGGATTCGGCGGGGCCCGAAGGGTTCGTGGAGTCCCCCGGTGCGGCGCTGGCGCTGCTGGCTACCGCTGTGCTCACTCATGCGTCGGACGCGCGGCTGAACTTTCTGCTTGGCGACGGCGAACAGCTTTGGGCCACAACGGTTCACCATGCGCTGTCGGCGTTGGTCACCGATGACTTCGCGATCCTGTCCTCCGAACCGTACGACGGCGATCCACGCTGGCAGCCGATTCCGGACCGAAGCTTGGTCACGGCCCGTCCCGGCTTCCTCTCGGTGGAGCCGCTGGCGCGGGCCGACTCCCAGGCGGCCGCGCCGTGAACCGGCCGCACGAATCTTCTTCCCTGGCAGCACCTTCGAGTATCACCGAAAGGCGTACCACTATGATCGCACCGACGCTGGAGATCTACCTATCCGACGACGACCTCACCACCGCGTTGCGGAGCGATGCCCGGCTCGGCTTGACCTCGACTCCGAAGTCGTTGCCACCCAAGTGGTTCTATGACGCGCGGGGCAGCGAGCTGTTCGAGCGGATCACCGAGCTGCCGGAGTACTACCCCACCCGCACCGAGCGGGCGTTGCTGGAACGGGTGGTCGGCGAGATCGCCCGGGCCGCGCAGGCCGAGGTGCTGGTGGAGCTCGGCGCGGGGTCGGCCGCCAAGACCCGGCTGCTGCTCACCGCGCTCAGCACCGAGGGTCCACTGAAGACCTATGTCCCCCAGGATGTTTCCGCCTCGGCATTGCGCGCGGCGGCAGACGAGGTCGCCACCGAGTTCCCGGGCCTCGCGGTGCACGGCGTGGTCAGCGATTTCACCGACACCCTGCACAACCTGCCCGGCGGTGGCCGGCGGATGATCGCGTTCCTCGGCGGCACCATCGGCAATCTGGTGCCGGACGAGCGCGCGGAATTCCTGAAAGGCATCCATGAGGTGCTGGAGCCGGGTGAGCACCTACTGCTCGGCGCGGGCCTGGTCATCGATCCGGCGATCCTCGTCCCCGCCTACGACGACGCGGCCGGCGTCACTGCCGAGTTCAACCGGAATGTGTTGCACGTCTTGAACAATCGGCTCGGCGCGGACTTCGAACCGGAGAAGTTCACCCATGTCGCACTCTGGGACGCCGAGCAGGAGTGGATCGAAATGCGTTTGGCGGCAACCGAAGACATGACCGTCACGGTGCGCGACCTCGATCTCACGGTGCGATTCGCGCAGGGCGAGGAACTCCGGACCGAGATCTCCGCCAAGTTCCGCTTGGATGGACTCGAAACCGAATTGAACACAGCGGGTTTCAGCACCGAGCACGTCTGGACCGACCCCGACAACCGTTTCGCGTTGGTGCTGGCGACCCGCACTTAGGAGGCGACGGTGCTGCTGCCGGTCTAATGCAGCTGGTTCTGCGCGGTCTCCAAGCCCACGCGCAGCAGCAGCTCGACAGCATCGGCGGCCTGCTCCACGATCACCGGGACTTCCTTGCGTTCCGGCGTCGCGAACTGCTTGAGCACGTAGTCCGCCGGGTCTTGGCGACCCGGCGGACGGCCGATGCCGATGCGG
Coding sequences within:
- the egtB gene encoding ergothioneine biosynthesis protein EgtB, producing the protein MTTDHLPATDNNGTEQLRSQIAEVLTRARQRSLALTDVLDEDELVAQHSRLMSPLVWDLAHIGNQEELWLVRDVGGREAVRSDIDELYDAFKHARANRPALPLLDPTQARGYVGTVREKVWDVLDASALRGDALVDDGFAFGMIAQHEQQHDETMLATHQLRTGAAVLSAAPAPAGTVPNLVGREIVIPAGEFTMGTSTEPWALDNERPAHRKHLPGFAIDAVPVTNEQYLAFIDDGGYERPELWSERGWAHRQEAGLVAPQFWERDPAGQWWRRVFGVPTPLHPNQPVLHVCWFEAEAYANWSGKRLPTEAEWEKAARYDPATGASRRYPWGDSEPDSRTANLGQRLLEPAEVGAYPAGATPAGVHQLIGDVWEWTASGFDPYPGFNAFPYKEYSDVFFGGDYRVLRGGSFGTDPVACRSTFRNWDHPIRRQIFAGFRLARDLRPEEL
- a CDS encoding aminotransferase class V-fold PLP-dependent enzyme codes for the protein MLDESRVRADTPGCRSDSGLVFLDSAGSSLPPQVVLDTVIGHLQREAEVGGYRAANERLDALAAVKTDIGTLINADPSCIALSDSATRAWADFFYSVPLGPGDRILISGSDYASNGIAALQRARVTGAQVEQIPTDPSGQLDLDAMADMVDERVKLVSVLHVPTNGGLVNPAAEATRIAHSAGALVLLDACQSAGQIPLDTKELDVDALSVTGRKWLRGPRGTGFLYVRPELAATLEPQRLDLHSAQWTSPDSYQLAADAGRFEFWECDVAGRLGLGAAVRYLLDLGPADVYAAIAARAEHLRKTLPEIPGVTVRDLGLRHSGIVSFTVDGIAATDVRDRLAAQDITVTVSHASSTLLDMTARGLDAVVRASPHCFVSFDELDRFVAAVAGL
- the egtA gene encoding ergothioneine biosynthesis glutamate--cysteine ligase EgtA; protein product: MAVTLANSVSTGRVTTSGELSTRAAAEAYVGGVCFKLGPPTLIGAELEWLTVQGECSASGPAAAPRPQLTALAAALGPYAPRSIAPDSPAHALPGGSRVTIEPGGQIELSSAPFATAARLCEQLARDARLLRELLESRAIRTVSLAADADRRPKRLLRLPRYHAMEQSFGGIGPFGKLMMCNTAATQVSVDAGADRAEVAARWKALYVLGPALLAAFACSPFLRGAPAGAWASQRMRTWLRLDYARTRPPAEDWSDPIVSYSRWALDVPLLCVRQPDGDSWAAPPGATFADWLSGALDDEIGRRPDLPDLDYHLTTLFPPVRASGHLEIRYLDAQPEDSWATPIHAVEALMSSPAVVAEATALAEPLAGCWLDAARCGLADPEIRAIAADLLALAAAHAGNAATATELDNASRRCRRGETPTGDLRSARIPTAGSGKGA
- the egtD gene encoding L-histidine N(alpha)-methyltransferase, with product MIAPTLEIYLSDDDLTTALRSDARLGLTSTPKSLPPKWFYDARGSELFERITELPEYYPTRTERALLERVVGEIARAAQAEVLVELGAGSAAKTRLLLTALSTEGPLKTYVPQDVSASALRAAADEVATEFPGLAVHGVVSDFTDTLHNLPGGGRRMIAFLGGTIGNLVPDERAEFLKGIHEVLEPGEHLLLGAGLVIDPAILVPAYDDAAGVTAEFNRNVLHVLNNRLGADFEPEKFTHVALWDAEQEWIEMRLAATEDMTVTVRDLDLTVRFAQGEELRTEISAKFRLDGLETELNTAGFSTEHVWTDPDNRFALVLATRT
- a CDS encoding ribonuclease Z, which codes for MSQRELVVLGTASQVPTKVRNHNGYLLRWGPEGVLFDPGEGTQRQMTYAGVSVTDITRIAITHFHGDHSLGLPGIVQRINLDKVPHPVHAYYPASGEMYFERLCNATAFRRNVELHPHPIAAAGPLDAPDAPFAMAAVQLSHPVDTFGYRLTEPGSRRLLPERLRALGVHGPDIGRLQERGALEIDGRTVTLAEVSTPRPGQSFAFVMDTRLCDGVYELAAGADMLVIEATFLDADAHLAEEYGHLTAAQAARVAAEAGVRKLVLTHFSQRYQSLDPHLEEAEKHFSGEIVVAKDLDRIPLPPRRSGSGEV
- a CDS encoding class II glutamine amidotransferase, whose amino-acid sequence is MCRHLGYVGPETAVGELLTRGSHSLRTQAWAPREMRGGGTINADGFGVAWWRVAEPAPSSESEGGQVLTAGRGDISGRGGVPDSGIGVGAGLVVSRYRNPDPIWTDPAVEEVLPQLKSGSVLASIRSATVGMPVERAACAPFLGGRWAFSHNGVVPQWRRVVTAVSSDLDTAATQWGATRLFETARLLEAEAATDSAALWVLLGELLDSAGPEGFVESPGAALALLATAVLTHASDARLNFLLGDGEQLWATTVHHALSALVTDDFAILSSEPYDGDPRWQPIPDRSLVTARPGFLSVEPLARADSQAAAP
- a CDS encoding TetR/AcrR family transcriptional regulator, with product MPETETLRERLIGVGVDLLEEVGAGQLGLRTITRAAGVSHGAPRRHFPTHQALLGAIAARGFADLIDQFGRIDPANAPRDRLRAMAIAYVDFACGRPEMFTLMFRHDLLEGSGENLRATTLPIFDQLTALVAEVTGAPDPAARALVLWTNLHGIATLQANRSLALIAPTADPGALVTQVLELHLA